From one Haloferax marinisediminis genomic stretch:
- a CDS encoding IMPACT family protein, with the protein MTDAYRTVADRAEARFEVSGSEFIGYITPAETVEDAEAFIDEIEERHPDATHNVPAYRVPAGSASSAVPGGGNVMLREYQSDDGEPTGSSGKPALNVLVQQDVRNVAAVVTRYYGGTNLGVGGLARAYSRAVKEALDAAGIVEEIPHERFTATVDYDDSGDVRGILESTGVEFEADYDQRVSFSVRVPIDDADGLRDRLRSATSGRVEIE; encoded by the coding sequence ATGACTGACGCCTACCGTACCGTCGCGGACCGGGCCGAAGCGCGGTTCGAGGTCAGCGGTTCAGAGTTCATCGGCTACATCACACCCGCCGAGACGGTCGAAGACGCGGAGGCGTTCATCGACGAAATCGAGGAGCGACATCCAGACGCGACACACAACGTTCCTGCGTATCGCGTTCCTGCTGGCTCTGCGTCGTCGGCCGTTCCGGGCGGCGGGAACGTCATGCTCCGCGAGTACCAGAGCGACGATGGCGAACCAACCGGGTCGTCCGGCAAACCAGCACTCAACGTCCTCGTCCAGCAAGACGTGCGCAACGTCGCCGCCGTGGTGACACGGTACTACGGCGGGACGAACCTCGGCGTCGGCGGCCTCGCCCGCGCCTACTCTCGCGCCGTCAAAGAGGCGCTCGACGCCGCCGGCATCGTCGAAGAGATTCCACACGAACGGTTCACTGCGACGGTCGACTACGACGACTCCGGCGACGTTCGTGGCATCCTCGAATCGACGGGTGTCGAGTTCGAGGCCGACTACGACCAGCGCGTCTCCTTTTCGGTTCGTGTTCCTATCGACGACGCTGACGGACTACGTGACAGACTCCGGAGTGCGACGAGCGGTCGCGTCGAAATAGAATAA
- the upp gene encoding uracil phosphoribosyltransferase: MPIEDRDDAYLITHALAKDTLSRLRDVQTTQVAFRKGLVKLGRICGYEIIDGAMETEYVTIQTPLQETTGERVKGLDNVVIINVLRAATPFVEGLLKAFPRAKQGVISAGRDEDAGMNEEGGFPITIDYVKLPEITKEDTVIVADPMLATGSTMCAVLDHVLENAGVDPEKLFVLSAVSAPDGLLRVHEQFPEVDLLTVAIDDYLDDDGYIVPGLGDAGDRAFRTT, encoded by the coding sequence ATGCCCATCGAAGACCGAGACGACGCGTACCTCATCACGCACGCGCTGGCGAAGGACACACTCTCGCGCCTCCGAGACGTCCAGACGACGCAGGTCGCGTTCCGCAAAGGCCTCGTCAAACTCGGCCGCATCTGTGGCTACGAGATTATCGACGGGGCGATGGAGACCGAGTACGTGACCATCCAGACGCCGCTTCAGGAGACGACTGGCGAGCGCGTGAAAGGCCTCGACAACGTGGTCATCATCAACGTTCTCCGTGCTGCGACGCCGTTCGTCGAGGGACTGCTCAAAGCGTTCCCACGTGCGAAGCAAGGTGTCATCTCCGCCGGTCGCGACGAAGATGCGGGCATGAACGAGGAAGGGGGCTTCCCCATCACCATCGACTACGTGAAACTTCCCGAGATTACCAAAGAGGACACGGTCATCGTGGCCGACCCGATGCTCGCGACTGGGTCGACGATGTGTGCCGTCCTCGACCACGTCCTCGAAAACGCGGGCGTCGACCCCGAGAAACTGTTCGTCCTCTCGGCCGTCTCGGCACCCGACGGACTTCTTCGCGTCCACGAGCAGTTCCCTGAAGTCGACCTCCTGACGGTCGCCATCGACGACTACCTCGACGACGATGGGTACATCGTCCCCGGCCTCGGCGACGCCGGTGACCGTGCATTCCGAACCACGTAA
- a CDS encoding CobW family GTP-binding protein translates to MKPREAIPVTVLGGSLGAGKTTLLNHLLTNAGDHDIAVLVNDMGSVNVDAELVADESELTVGGGVTELSNGCICCELQDDLETAVVRLAQERSFDHLVVEASGVSRPGPVARLFVTSRAAARYDVAGLVTVVDARLFADTFVGGDPERTVAEDSDGTVQPLSDLLVEQVESADLVVLNKRDLVTDDEVREVRDVVEALRPSVDVVETTHGTVDVDHLLSDVHDPDAPVGWRAALEHESDDGDAAEVDGSGHDHGDGHGHDHGNHDDHGNHDDHDHSVVSHAEATYGVTSFVYRRRAPLDPDGAKAVLGDLPDSVVRAKGSLWIAGAEDVHYTYSQAGPSAYVTAGGPWIASLPEFEQDTYRRNHPEIDWHEEYGDKRTELVFIGRGMDEAALVEALDQHIREPGVSVDDGQYPVEAGSELALAEPEVES, encoded by the coding sequence ATGAAACCGCGTGAGGCAATCCCTGTGACGGTGCTCGGCGGGAGCCTCGGGGCGGGCAAGACGACGCTTCTCAATCACCTGTTGACGAACGCCGGTGACCACGATATCGCCGTCCTCGTCAACGATATGGGGTCGGTGAACGTCGACGCCGAGTTGGTGGCAGACGAGTCCGAACTCACCGTCGGCGGGGGTGTGACCGAGTTGTCCAACGGCTGTATCTGCTGTGAACTGCAGGACGACCTCGAGACGGCCGTCGTTCGACTCGCACAGGAGCGGTCGTTCGACCACCTCGTCGTAGAAGCATCGGGGGTGTCGAGACCCGGGCCCGTCGCCAGACTCTTCGTCACGTCGCGGGCGGCCGCGAGATACGACGTGGCCGGCCTCGTCACCGTCGTCGACGCACGCCTGTTCGCCGACACGTTCGTCGGTGGCGACCCCGAACGAACCGTCGCCGAGGACAGCGACGGAACGGTCCAACCACTCTCGGACCTCCTCGTCGAACAGGTCGAGAGCGCCGACCTCGTCGTACTCAACAAGCGTGACCTCGTCACCGACGACGAAGTCAGAGAGGTTCGCGACGTAGTCGAGGCCCTTCGACCCAGTGTCGACGTGGTCGAGACGACACACGGTACGGTCGATGTCGACCACCTGCTCTCTGACGTCCACGACCCCGACGCACCCGTCGGCTGGCGGGCCGCACTCGAACACGAGAGCGACGATGGAGACGCTGCGGAAGTCGACGGGAGTGGACACGACCACGGAGATGGACACGGTCACGACCACGGCAACCACGACGACCACGGCAACCACGACGACCACGACCACAGTGTCGTCTCGCACGCGGAGGCGACCTACGGCGTCACCTCGTTCGTCTACCGACGGCGCGCTCCACTCGACCCCGATGGAGCGAAAGCGGTGCTCGGAGACCTTCCCGACTCGGTCGTCCGCGCCAAAGGGTCGCTGTGGATTGCTGGCGCCGAAGACGTCCACTACACCTACAGTCAGGCCGGCCCATCGGCGTACGTCACTGCCGGTGGCCCGTGGATTGCGTCACTCCCCGAGTTCGAACAGGACACGTATCGCCGCAACCACCCCGAAATTGACTGGCACGAAGAGTACGGAGACAAGCGGACCGAACTCGTGTTCATCGGCCGCGGCATGGACGAAGCAGCGCTCGTCGAAGCGCTGGACCAACACATCCGCGAACCGGGAGTTAGCGTCGACGACGGTCAGTACCCGGTCGAGGCTGGTTCTGAACTGGCCCTCGCCGAACCGGAGGTCGAATCGTGA
- a CDS encoding DUF1850 domain-containing protein, whose translation MLDSIYTRILVAVAVLALAVGGSAAVPAGQALVVEDAETGERLKTVAIEENSTVSIEYNHSVEKTRVLDEYTVRNGELEMTRMEFESYGWGLPARAEVHKENGSYVFDPEGSWEEIYVKPGYIAGHKLHVDDETYDLVALSDARSVRLRVTNQSVLDAALH comes from the coding sequence ATGCTTGATTCGATTTACACACGTATCCTCGTCGCAGTCGCGGTGTTAGCCCTCGCAGTCGGGGGAAGTGCCGCCGTCCCAGCAGGACAAGCACTCGTCGTCGAGGACGCAGAGACTGGCGAGCGTCTCAAGACAGTCGCCATCGAAGAGAACAGTACCGTCTCTATCGAGTACAACCACAGCGTCGAAAAGACGCGCGTACTCGACGAGTACACCGTTCGAAACGGTGAACTCGAGATGACGAGAATGGAGTTCGAGTCGTACGGATGGGGCCTTCCCGCCCGTGCTGAAGTGCACAAAGAAAACGGCTCGTACGTCTTCGACCCAGAGGGAAGCTGGGAGGAGATTTACGTCAAACCCGGCTACATCGCCGGCCACAAACTCCACGTGGATGACGAAACCTACGACCTAGTAGCGCTCTCCGATGCGCGCTCGGTCCGTCTTCGTGTCACGAACCAGTCGGTCCTCGACGCCGCCCTCCACTGA
- a CDS encoding TAXI family TRAP transporter solute-binding subunit, giving the protein MTRKLDRRQFIAATGAVGLAGLAGCTGGNGGDGGEETTTEDTGGEETTTESNGGNGGGGSSRISWHAGGTGGTYFPLSNEFKSVIEGATDLTVQVQSTGASVENVGSLARGDADFALIQNDVAFFAREGTGIEAFQGNAVENLRGVATLYPETIHIVTLADSGVETPSDLSGKTINTGDLGSGTQVNANQILDAIGVTDYNEQNTGFSQASDQLKNGDIDAAFVVGGWPVGAIEELAATEDVRIVPIDGDARAAAEEAAPFYADDEIPAGTYGLENAVPTIAVKAMIATNAEQPDATVEAVSAAIFDNVDDLTIKTDFISKDTAQEGMSIELHPGAQAYFG; this is encoded by the coding sequence ATGACTCGGAAACTTGACCGCAGACAGTTTATTGCTGCAACAGGCGCAGTCGGCCTCGCCGGCCTCGCCGGCTGTACCGGCGGCAACGGTGGCGACGGTGGCGAAGAGACCACGACCGAAGACACTGGTGGCGAGGAGACCACGACCGAGAGCAACGGTGGCAACGGTGGCGGCGGTTCGTCCCGCATCTCGTGGCACGCAGGCGGAACGGGTGGGACGTACTTCCCGCTCTCGAACGAGTTCAAGTCCGTCATCGAAGGCGCAACCGACCTCACCGTTCAGGTTCAGTCCACCGGTGCATCCGTCGAGAACGTCGGCAGTCTCGCTCGCGGCGACGCCGACTTCGCACTGATTCAGAACGACGTTGCGTTCTTCGCCCGTGAAGGAACGGGTATCGAAGCGTTCCAGGGGAACGCAGTCGAGAACCTCCGCGGTGTCGCCACGCTCTACCCTGAGACGATTCATATCGTCACGCTCGCAGACTCGGGTGTCGAGACGCCGTCGGACCTCTCGGGTAAGACTATCAACACCGGTGACCTCGGTTCCGGAACGCAGGTCAACGCGAACCAGATTCTCGACGCGATCGGTGTCACCGACTACAACGAGCAGAACACTGGCTTCTCGCAGGCATCTGACCAGCTCAAGAACGGCGACATCGACGCTGCGTTCGTCGTCGGTGGCTGGCCAGTTGGCGCCATCGAAGAGCTCGCTGCGACCGAAGACGTGCGCATCGTCCCCATCGATGGTGACGCCCGTGCGGCCGCCGAGGAAGCCGCCCCGTTCTACGCGGACGACGAGATTCCGGCAGGCACCTACGGCCTCGAGAACGCTGTCCCGACCATCGCCGTCAAGGCGATGATTGCAACCAACGCCGAGCAGCCTGACGCAACCGTCGAAGCCGTCTCCGCCGCCATCTTCGACAACGTCGACGACCTGACCATCAAGACGGACTTCATCTCGAAGGACACCGCCCAAGAAGGGATGTCCATCGAGCTGCACCCCGGCGCACAGGCCTACTTCGGCTAA
- a CDS encoding TRAP transporter permease: MTNRTHDEGRTDDPTEHSDSPRSDQTGVHDDSPAVRTDGGESPEDRAGESTGDKLTEEQAQEMLEGIDRKRTITGWAAVITSIIAISFSVFQMWLAARGFDFTVTLPLVGEVSLGALQLLQVNSIHVAFALILAFILFPPTTGHGAFATRLGRVVPSLASSLGEDHPVTRAADAVRRGVRWLAVDPERERVTPLDVLFIVLAAATAIYMVMEWAEIQQLRIFGLEAGRSVAEYLGPLGIIAEAISALGIPLADVSYPFFLGIVGVFLVLEATRRSLGFYLTLIVASFIVYARFGYLISPSMPLIGVLSIPEGTWPNIIQNLWYNTENGVFGIPVTVSVQFIYIFILFGAFLEMSGAGQWFIDLAYAATGTRKGGPAKASILASGFMGTISGSSIANTVTTGAFTIPLMKRSGYRSEFAGAVEASASSGGQILPPVMGAAAFLMIEFIGVPFSEIIIAAAIPAVVFFFGVWVMVHLEATRANIGGLDRSEVVNLRSHLSRGWFYLIPIALLLYYLLIERLTVARSAWFTLIAIMALLAVVSAYNERTRIPLIGGIVALFVAQIGAYAATGVGLIDAITGGSGPALSITGAVLAAAGELGIIAIFVSLVVMLARPALESELLEFDEAVDEASDHLANAISRPSLSDINAFRYVTFIGKSMDSGARTSTEVVVAVAAAGIIPGVVSATGLGPNLTALIKAVAGGSIVLLLLFTAIASIILGMGMPTTVTYIILVSLLGPAIAQSSDIPLLAAHLFILYFGVIADITPPVAVAAYAASGIARSDPFQTGVQAFSLSLNKAVVPFAFALTPGILLLRGRGEAATTVTFADLTDFAYSIPEILIPVIGVFIGVIALGATVIGYFYSRVSRVERGLFAIAAFLLMAPMLLLNAVFDLGGALGLVGTVPNTVTVDLAMRFAGGVLFGALALKNRREAEQGKRETPAGSPEPSD; this comes from the coding sequence ATGACGAACAGAACACACGACGAGGGTCGAACCGACGACCCCACCGAACACAGTGATTCCCCACGGTCCGACCAGACGGGAGTACACGACGACTCGCCAGCGGTCCGAACCGACGGCGGCGAGTCGCCGGAAGACCGTGCGGGAGAGAGTACAGGCGACAAACTAACCGAAGAGCAGGCACAGGAGATGTTAGAGGGAATCGACCGGAAACGGACGATAACCGGGTGGGCCGCTGTCATCACCTCAATCATCGCCATCTCCTTCTCGGTGTTCCAGATGTGGCTGGCGGCACGTGGCTTCGACTTCACGGTGACCCTTCCCCTCGTTGGTGAAGTGTCGCTGGGCGCACTGCAGCTCCTGCAGGTGAACTCGATTCACGTCGCCTTCGCGCTCATCTTGGCGTTCATCCTCTTCCCGCCGACGACCGGCCACGGCGCGTTCGCCACACGACTCGGGCGCGTCGTTCCATCGCTCGCATCGAGTCTCGGCGAAGACCACCCCGTGACACGTGCCGCAGACGCCGTTCGACGAGGCGTTCGATGGCTCGCAGTCGACCCAGAACGCGAACGTGTCACGCCTCTCGACGTTCTCTTCATCGTCCTCGCGGCGGCGACTGCCATCTACATGGTGATGGAGTGGGCCGAGATTCAGCAACTCCGTATCTTCGGTCTCGAAGCAGGTCGGTCGGTCGCTGAGTACCTCGGTCCGCTCGGAATTATCGCCGAGGCAATCAGCGCACTCGGCATCCCACTGGCCGACGTCTCCTACCCGTTCTTCCTCGGCATCGTCGGCGTCTTCTTGGTGCTCGAAGCGACCCGACGCTCGCTCGGGTTCTACCTGACGCTCATCGTCGCCTCGTTCATCGTCTACGCCAGATTCGGCTACCTCATCTCGCCGTCGATGCCGCTCATCGGCGTCCTCTCCATCCCGGAAGGGACGTGGCCGAACATCATCCAGAACCTCTGGTACAACACTGAAAACGGTGTGTTCGGTATCCCGGTCACCGTCTCTGTGCAGTTCATCTACATCTTCATCCTGTTCGGGGCGTTCTTGGAGATGTCCGGTGCCGGTCAGTGGTTCATCGACCTCGCGTACGCCGCGACGGGGACCCGCAAGGGTGGCCCGGCGAAGGCGTCTATCCTCGCGTCCGGGTTCATGGGGACCATCTCCGGGTCCTCGATTGCGAACACCGTGACCACCGGTGCGTTCACCATTCCGCTGATGAAGCGGTCTGGCTACCGGTCTGAGTTCGCCGGTGCCGTCGAGGCATCTGCGTCCTCCGGTGGGCAGATTCTCCCGCCGGTCATGGGTGCGGCCGCCTTCCTGATGATCGAGTTCATCGGCGTGCCGTTCTCGGAGATTATCATCGCGGCGGCGATTCCCGCCGTCGTGTTCTTCTTCGGTGTGTGGGTGATGGTCCACCTCGAAGCGACCCGTGCCAACATCGGTGGTCTCGACCGTTCCGAGGTCGTCAACCTCCGTTCGCACCTCTCTCGCGGGTGGTTCTACCTCATCCCGATTGCACTGTTGCTGTACTACCTCCTCATCGAGCGTCTGACCGTCGCACGGTCCGCGTGGTTCACGCTCATCGCCATCATGGCGCTGCTGGCCGTCGTCTCTGCGTACAACGAGCGGACCCGTATCCCGCTCATCGGCGGCATCGTGGCCCTCTTCGTCGCACAAATCGGTGCGTACGCTGCCACCGGCGTCGGCCTCATCGACGCCATCACCGGCGGCAGCGGTCCGGCGCTGAGCATCACTGGCGCAGTGCTCGCGGCCGCAGGCGAACTCGGTATCATCGCCATCTTCGTCAGCCTCGTGGTGATGCTCGCCCGACCGGCCCTCGAGTCAGAACTGCTCGAGTTCGACGAAGCCGTCGACGAAGCATCTGACCACCTCGCCAACGCCATCTCTCGACCGTCGCTGTCGGACATCAACGCGTTCCGCTACGTGACGTTCATCGGCAAGTCGATGGACTCCGGTGCGCGAACCTCGACCGAAGTCGTCGTCGCTGTCGCCGCCGCGGGTATCATCCCCGGCGTCGTCAGTGCGACGGGTCTCGGACCGAACCTGACGGCCCTCATCAAGGCAGTCGCAGGCGGTTCTATCGTCCTGCTTCTGCTGTTCACCGCAATCGCCTCTATCATCCTCGGAATGGGGATGCCGACGACGGTGACGTACATTATCCTCGTCTCCCTCCTCGGCCCGGCGATTGCACAGTCGTCGGACATCCCACTGCTCGCAGCACACCTGTTCATCCTGTACTTCGGGGTGATTGCAGACATCACACCACCGGTCGCAGTGGCAGCGTATGCCGCGTCTGGTATCGCCCGGTCTGACCCGTTCCAGACCGGGGTCCAAGCGTTCTCGCTGTCACTCAACAAGGCAGTCGTCCCGTTCGCGTTCGCACTCACACCGGGTATCTTGCTCCTCCGCGGCCGTGGTGAGGCAGCGACGACCGTCACGTTTGCAGACCTCACCGACTTCGCGTACTCCATCCCCGAGATTCTCATCCCCGTCATTGGCGTCTTCATCGGCGTCATCGCGCTGGGGGCGACGGTTATCGGGTACTTCTACAGTCGCGTCAGTCGTGTCGAGCGCGGCCTGTTCGCCATCGCCGCGTTCCTGCTCATGGCACCGATGTTGCTCCTGAACGCTGTGTTCGACCTCGGTGGCGCACTCGGACTCGTCGGAACCGTCCCCAACACGGTCACCGTCGACCTGGCGATGCGTTTCGCTGGTGGCGTCCTCTTCGGTGCACTCGCATTGAAGAACCGCCGTGAAGCAGAACAAGGAAAGCGCGAGACCCCAGCAGGCTCGCCCGAACCGTCCGACTAA
- a CDS encoding DUF7569 family protein, giving the protein MSDPCDGCGQPVEDALARAVRLQVDRSTVDDQRLCPNCFADWITRYKDEMSPKASDGSAGSSDSEIIVD; this is encoded by the coding sequence ATGAGTGACCCGTGTGACGGCTGTGGTCAACCAGTCGAAGACGCACTCGCTCGGGCCGTGCGCCTGCAGGTCGACCGGTCGACGGTCGACGACCAACGACTCTGTCCGAACTGCTTCGCCGACTGGATAACACGATACAAAGACGAGATGTCACCGAAGGCGTCGGACGGGTCCGCAGGGTCGTCCGACTCGGAGATTATCGTCGACTGA